The DNA segment TACGGGATGCGACAGAAGAGGAAGTTAAAAATCCTTTTCCAGGGTCGAAACTTGTTAAAACTGTATGTTCTTACTGTTCTGTAGGCTGCGGAATAGTAGCAGAAGTGCAAAATGGTGTATGGGTAAGACAAGAGGTGGCACAAGACCATCCAATAAGTCATGGTGGACACTGCTGTAAAGGTGCAGATATGATTGATAAAGTTAGATCTGCAAATAGATTACAGTATCCAATAGAGAAAGTTGACGGAAAATGGAATAGAGTTACTTGGGATGATGCAATGACTAAAGTAACAGCAAAACTTGTTGAATTAAGAGAAAAGTTTGGTCCAGATTCAGTTCAATTTATTGGATCTTCTAAAGTAAGTAATGAGCAAGCTTTCTATATTAGAAAATTTGCAGCAATGTTTGGAACTAATAATATAGATCAACAAGCAAGAATTTGTCATAGCCCAACTGTTGCCGGTGTAGCAAATACATGGGGATATGGTGCTATGACAAACCATATAGGTGATATGCAAAATTCAAAGGCAATCATCATTTTCGGAGCGAACCCAGCTTCTAACCACCCAGTTTCAATGCAACATATATTAAAAGCAAAAGAACAAAATGGTGCGAAAATAATTGTAGTAGATCCAAGATATACAAAAACAGCAGCGAAGTCAGATATCTATTGTAGAATCAGACCAGGTACTGATATAGCATTTATGTATGGGATGATAAGACTAATTAAAGAGAATAATTGGTTTGATAAATCATTTATAAATGATAGAGTATATGGGATGGATGAGATTTTTAAAGAGTGTGAAGAGTATACACCAGAAGTAGTTGAGGATATTACAGGGTGTCCAAAAGATACCTTTATTCAAGCAACAACTCTATTTGCAAACTCTGATCCAGGTTCATTAATTTGGAATCAAGGATTAACTCAGCACACAATAGGTTCATCAAATACAAGATTAGCTTCAATTGTTCAACTTGTATTAGGAAATATGGGTAAACCAGGTGGTGGATGTAATATTTTAAGGGGACATGATAATGTTCAAGGGGCAACTGACTTAGGATGTCTTGCAGATACTCTTCCAGGATATTATGGATTAGCAGAGGGTTCATGGAAATATTTTGCAAAGCAGTGGAATGTTGATTATGAGTGGTTAAAAGGTAGATTCAAATCTAAAGAGATGATGGAATCAAAAGGGTTTAGTTTAAGTCTTTGGTTACATGGTGTTTTAGATGAAGAGAATATAGCAAACAATGCAGGAACAAAACTTAAAGCACTTGTTGTAATTGGTAATGGTATCTCAACAATTACCCAAACACATAAAGTAAAAGAGGCATTGGATAAGCTAGATATGGTTGTATTTATAGACCCATATGTTAATGATGCAGCGGTTATTACTACAAGAAAAGATAATCTATTTTTACTTCCTGTTGCAACTCAAATGGAGACAAGTGGAAGTATTGTAAATACCTCAAGAACAATTCAATGGAGATATCAGGTTGTAGATCCATTATATGAAGCAAAACCTGACCATGAGATTTTATTTGATTTTGCAAAGAGAATGGGATTTTATAATGAGTATATTGCAGGAATGGGTAAAGGTGATAAATTTATTTGGCCAGATGATGCAACAAATGAGATAGCAAGAAGTTTAAAAACTATTGGTATGCAAGGAAGAACTGCTGAGAGAATTAAAAAGCATACAACAAATTGGCACCTATTTGATTCTGTATCTTTAAAAGGTAAAGGTGTAACAGAACATGAGTATTATGGATTACCATGGCCTTGTTGGACAGAGACACACCCAGGAAGTCCAGTTTTATATAATATAAATCTGCCAGTAGCACAAGGTGGTATGGGATTTAGAAATAGATTTGGAACTGAAAGAGATGGAGTATCTTTATTATCAGCAGCAGGATCAGCACCAGTTGGAAGTAGAATAAAAGGTGGATATGCAGAGATAACTTCTAAAAATATAGAAGAGCTTGCAGGAATTAAATTAACAGAAGAAGAGAAAAAAGCAGTAGAGAGTAAAAACTGGAAAACAGATGATAGTGGAATATTAGTTAAATATGCACTAAAAGCTGGACTTGCTCCTTATGGAAATGCAAGAGCTAGAACTATTGTTTGGAACTTTACAGACCAAATCCCTAAACATAGAGAGCCTTTACACTCTCCAAGACCAGATTTAGTTAAAAAGTATCCAGCGGTTAAAGATAAAAAGAATTTCTTTAGAACAGAAGTTAGATATGAGAGCGAACAAAATATACAAGAGTGGGTAAAAAATTATCCAACAAGTATTGTATCAGGGAGAATTGTAATGCACTTTGGTTCTGGTACAGAGACAAGAGCATCAAAATATTTAGCTGAGTTAAGCCCTGAAATGTATGGTGAGTTACATCCAAACTTTGCAGGTAAACTTGGATTAAATGATGGTGACATGATGTGGGTTTATGGAACAGCAGAAGGTAAAATAAAAGTTAGATGTAAATATAGTCATAGAGTTGCTGAAAATTCTGTATTTTTACCTCAAAACTTCTCTGGAATATGGAGTGGTGAAAAGTTAGATTATAGATATCCAGAAAAAACAGCTCCTTATGCTTACGGTGAATCTTCAAACCAAATTACAAGTTATGGTTTTGATCAAGAGACTGCTTGCCCTGAGACAAAATGTTCACTTGTTAGAATTGAAAAAGCATAAGGTTGTGATAATGAAGAAAATATATATTAACAATTTAACTGTAAAAACAAAATGTTCGTTAGTGCGAATAGAGAAAGCATAGGGGAAGGGGTAAAAGATGAGTAAAGAGCCACAATTTGCAAGAATGAAGTTTTATTGCGATGAGAACCTGTGTATCGACTGTAACGGATGTGTAGTAGCATGTAAAGAAGCACATGAAGTGCCAGTTGGAGTAAATAGAAGAAAAGTAGTAGCAATAAATGAAGGGATAGTAGGTAAAGAGATATCAATATCAATGGCATGTATGCATTGCGCAGATGCACCATGCCAACAAGTGTGCCCAGTAGATTGCTTCTATATAAGAACAGATGGGATAGTACTGCATGATAAAGATAAATGTATAGGATGTGGATATTGTCTGTTTGCCTGCCCATTTGGAGCACCACAATTTCCAAAAGATGGAGCATTTGGAACAAAAGGGAAAATGGATAAATGTACAATGTGTGCAGGTGGACCAGAAGAGACGAACTCACATGAAGAGTTTGAGAAATATGGACAAAATAGAATATCAGAAGGGAAAGTTCCAATGTGCGCATCAATGTGTTCAACAAAAGCTTTATTAGTAGGTGATGCTGATGAAGTAGCCTTGATAAAAACATATAGAGCGACACATAAAGGTATAGGTATTGCAACAGAATCGTATGGATGGTAAAAGAGATGAAAAATAGCTCATTTTATCAAAGAAATAAAGCATATATACTAACGGCATTAGGACTGTCAATAGTAGGATTTGTGTTTTTGAAGTTCTTAATGATAGTAGATTGGGAATACTTTATAAAATATAAACTTCATATACTGTTTACAGGGAATTTGGATGGAGTGTTAACTCCACCAACTTCAACCTATGAAGCGATGGTAAATAAAGCCTTTGGACCAGCATATGAAGCCTTTGCCCCAGAGATAATAAGAGCAAGTAATGAGAGACAACTCTATATCTGGTGGGTGTTCGTGGCAGAGATGTTTATATTCTGTATGATGTACCTGTTTCAAGGAAGAAAAGAAGCAGTAATAACAAGACCAGAAGATACAGTAAAAGTGTTTGGCTTTTTCCATAGAGTAATAATATGGCTGAATGTAGTAATCATGATAACTCTAATAATAACAGGGTTTAATATCACATGGGGATTGAGAAGTGAAGGTGGATTGATACCGTTTTTATTAAGAGGTACCCATGAGATAACAGGATTGCTGTGGTTTCCTGTGTGGATGATAATGAGTATAATAGCATTTAAAGACTCAAAAATCATTTTTAATAATAGCTTGACAAAAAAAGTGCTTTTACCAGGGAAATATAAGCCAATGAAGAGGATAATATACTACTTCTTTGTAATTATGGGAGCAGGATTGTTAATAAGTGGATTTGTAATATGGTATTTGCACCCAAGTTCGCTTACAAATGCACATTTTATACAATTTAAAAGATTGATGTTATATGTACATTTCGGATCAAGTGTATTGATAATGTTTTTTATAATGGACTTTGTATATTCAACTTTAGTTGCAGTAAAAGGTAACTTAAAAGGGTTGATAACAGGAAGATATCCAAAAGAGCATTTGGAACAACTAGCACCGGATGTATTAGAAGATATAGAGAGAAGAGGGGAAAAAGGATGAGTAAACCTAAAAGAAGTGAAAACTTCTTCCCCCTTTTTTTAGATATAAATATTATATTTTAAAAGATAAAAAGAGCTTTTCCTCTTTTTATCTTTATTATAAGAAAGGTAATTTATGCAAAAAGATACAAAAGGCAAGTCAGTTTTTATTAAGTCAGATAAAATTGGTGAAGGTGAACTTGGTTCAATTCTAATAAAAGGTTTTTTAGGTGCAATGCTAGAGCAAGAGACTCTACCTACAAAAATTGTATGTGTAAATAGTGCAGTTCTTCTTACAACAGTAGAAGAAAATAACCCTGTTTTACCAATACTAAAAGAGTTAGAACAAAGAGGTATTACAATTTTATCTTGTGGAACTTGTTTAGATTATTATGATAAAAGAGAAGATTTAAAAGTTGGAAAACCAGGAAATGCTATAGAGACTATAGCAATGCTTCTTAATGAAGATGTTGTAAGTCTTTAAATAAGTAAAGAAATTCTCTTTACTTATTTAATCTATTTCACAGGCAATAAGTGCAGCTCCAAGTGCTCCACTTATTTGAGGTTGAGTTGAAGCTGTAACTTTTTTATTAAGTTTTTTTGATACTAAGTGTATTAAAAATGGATTTAAAGCTCCTCCACCTG comes from the Halarcobacter ebronensis genome and includes:
- a CDS encoding molybdopterin-dependent oxidoreductase codes for the protein MNMLKSFGRRNFLKMASLATAVTATSAFASNNVLRDATEEEVKNPFPGSKLVKTVCSYCSVGCGIVAEVQNGVWVRQEVAQDHPISHGGHCCKGADMIDKVRSANRLQYPIEKVDGKWNRVTWDDAMTKVTAKLVELREKFGPDSVQFIGSSKVSNEQAFYIRKFAAMFGTNNIDQQARICHSPTVAGVANTWGYGAMTNHIGDMQNSKAIIIFGANPASNHPVSMQHILKAKEQNGAKIIVVDPRYTKTAAKSDIYCRIRPGTDIAFMYGMIRLIKENNWFDKSFINDRVYGMDEIFKECEEYTPEVVEDITGCPKDTFIQATTLFANSDPGSLIWNQGLTQHTIGSSNTRLASIVQLVLGNMGKPGGGCNILRGHDNVQGATDLGCLADTLPGYYGLAEGSWKYFAKQWNVDYEWLKGRFKSKEMMESKGFSLSLWLHGVLDEENIANNAGTKLKALVVIGNGISTITQTHKVKEALDKLDMVVFIDPYVNDAAVITTRKDNLFLLPVATQMETSGSIVNTSRTIQWRYQVVDPLYEAKPDHEILFDFAKRMGFYNEYIAGMGKGDKFIWPDDATNEIARSLKTIGMQGRTAERIKKHTTNWHLFDSVSLKGKGVTEHEYYGLPWPCWTETHPGSPVLYNINLPVAQGGMGFRNRFGTERDGVSLLSAAGSAPVGSRIKGGYAEITSKNIEELAGIKLTEEEKKAVESKNWKTDDSGILVKYALKAGLAPYGNARARTIVWNFTDQIPKHREPLHSPRPDLVKKYPAVKDKKNFFRTEVRYESEQNIQEWVKNYPTSIVSGRIVMHFGSGTETRASKYLAELSPEMYGELHPNFAGKLGLNDGDMMWVYGTAEGKIKVRCKYSHRVAENSVFLPQNFSGIWSGEKLDYRYPEKTAPYAYGESSNQITSYGFDQETACPETKCSLVRIEKA
- a CDS encoding cytochrome b/b6 domain-containing protein translates to MVKEMKNSSFYQRNKAYILTALGLSIVGFVFLKFLMIVDWEYFIKYKLHILFTGNLDGVLTPPTSTYEAMVNKAFGPAYEAFAPEIIRASNERQLYIWWVFVAEMFIFCMMYLFQGRKEAVITRPEDTVKVFGFFHRVIIWLNVVIMITLIITGFNITWGLRSEGGLIPFLLRGTHEITGLLWFPVWMIMSIIAFKDSKIIFNNSLTKKVLLPGKYKPMKRIIYYFFVIMGAGLLISGFVIWYLHPSSLTNAHFIQFKRLMLYVHFGSSVLIMFFIMDFVYSTLVAVKGNLKGLITGRYPKEHLEQLAPDVLEDIERRGEKG
- the yedF gene encoding sulfurtransferase-like selenium metabolism protein YedF; translated protein: MQKDTKGKSVFIKSDKIGEGELGSILIKGFLGAMLEQETLPTKIVCVNSAVLLTTVEENNPVLPILKELEQRGITILSCGTCLDYYDKREDLKVGKPGNAIETIAMLLNEDVVSL
- the fdh3B gene encoding formate dehydrogenase FDH3 subunit beta, with product MSKEPQFARMKFYCDENLCIDCNGCVVACKEAHEVPVGVNRRKVVAINEGIVGKEISISMACMHCADAPCQQVCPVDCFYIRTDGIVLHDKDKCIGCGYCLFACPFGAPQFPKDGAFGTKGKMDKCTMCAGGPEETNSHEEFEKYGQNRISEGKVPMCASMCSTKALLVGDADEVALIKTYRATHKGIGIATESYGW